Proteins co-encoded in one Acidobacteriota bacterium genomic window:
- a CDS encoding nuclear transport factor 2 family protein: MVEDHDLSGLGSILADDAVFHSPIVHTPQVGKARVQPYLTAAFHVFLNPTFKYVREIVSESDAVLEFVVEIDGIQVNGVDMLNFDEAGLISEFKVMIRPLKAVNIIHEKMGEMLAAHAQRNK, encoded by the coding sequence ATGGTTGAAGACCACGACTTATCTGGTCTCGGATCGATCTTGGCCGATGACGCCGTATTTCATTCTCCAATAGTCCACACGCCGCAGGTCGGCAAAGCTCGTGTTCAGCCATATCTGACCGCCGCATTCCACGTTTTCCTGAATCCAACCTTTAAGTATGTTCGTGAGATCGTAAGCGAGAGCGATGCTGTGCTTGAATTTGTGGTGGAGATCGACGGCATTCAGGTAAATGGTGTAGATATGCTGAACTTCGATGAAGCCGGATTGATCAGCGAATTTAAGGTAATGATCCGTCCATTAAAAGCGGTGAACATCATTCATGAAAAGATGGGGGAGATGTTAGCTGCCCACGCCCAACGGAATAAATAG
- a CDS encoding NAD(P)H-dependent oxidoreductase: MSESKLFIPTILGTPRKDRESENVAKWVYSKMQDRDEIESKFFDVRDFDLPRDNYGTEIGCDFPEWRDSMARADGLVIVTPEYNHGYPGALKSVLDLLLKEYIHKAVAIVGVSAGPWGGTRVIESMVPMVRELGLVVTFSDLNFPSVRSKFDADGNLLDPAYDNRVKGFLDELVWMAASLRWGRENLSSKHHQ; encoded by the coding sequence ATGAGCGAAAGCAAACTATTCATTCCGACCATCCTCGGAACGCCGCGTAAAGATCGTGAAAGCGAAAACGTTGCGAAGTGGGTTTACTCGAAAATGCAGGATCGCGACGAAATTGAGTCGAAGTTTTTTGACGTACGCGATTTCGATCTGCCCCGAGACAATTACGGCACGGAGATCGGCTGCGATTTCCCCGAATGGCGTGATTCGATGGCACGAGCTGATGGGCTTGTGATCGTTACTCCCGAATACAATCACGGCTATCCCGGAGCGTTAAAGAGCGTCCTGGATCTGTTGTTGAAAGAGTACATTCACAAAGCCGTGGCGATCGTAGGAGTCTCTGCCGGTCCGTGGGGAGGAACCCGCGTGATCGAATCAATGGTTCCGATGGTCCGTGAATTGGGGCTCGTCGTAACGTTCTCGGATCTCAATTTCCCGTCAGTCAGAAGTAAGTTCGACGCCGACGGCAACCTTCTGGATCCGGCTTATGATAATCGCGTTAAAGGTTTTCTCGACGAACTCGTCTGGATGGCCGCGTCGCTGCGCTGGGGCCGCGAGAACCTTTCCTCAAAGCACCATCAATAG
- a CDS encoding VIT family protein gives MVHNEMHRSHRVGWLRAAVLGANDGIVSTSSLVIGVAAAASGHEAVMLAGVAGLFAGALSMAAGEYVSVYSQADTEKADIELEKKHLEAEPEFELRELAAIYEGRGLTSELAAEVANQLMAHDALGAHTRDELGISEITTARPLQAAIFSAVAFSVGAALPLAVTWFSPFNLMITLVAVSSLIFLALLGAVAAKAGGAGMVKGSLRVLFWGAIAMAVTAGVGKLFGAVV, from the coding sequence ATGGTTCATAACGAAATGCACCGCTCACACCGCGTCGGATGGCTCCGGGCGGCTGTTTTGGGTGCGAATGATGGTATTGTTTCGACGTCGTCGCTCGTCATTGGTGTTGCAGCGGCGGCCTCAGGCCACGAAGCGGTGATGCTGGCCGGCGTTGCCGGGCTCTTTGCCGGAGCGTTGTCGATGGCGGCGGGCGAATATGTGTCGGTCTATTCGCAGGCAGATACCGAAAAAGCTGATATCGAGCTTGAGAAGAAGCATTTGGAAGCGGAACCGGAATTTGAGCTTCGCGAACTTGCAGCAATTTATGAAGGCCGTGGGTTGACGTCCGAACTTGCCGCTGAAGTCGCCAATCAGTTGATGGCACATGATGCACTCGGCGCTCATACGAGAGATGAGCTCGGGATCTCGGAGATCACAACGGCTCGTCCGCTTCAGGCGGCGATTTTTTCCGCAGTGGCGTTTTCCGTCGGAGCGGCATTGCCGCTGGCTGTTACGTGGTTTTCGCCGTTCAACTTGATGATCACGCTGGTTGCAGTCAGCTCACTGATCTTTCTGGCATTGCTTGGAGCAGTCGCAGCTAAAGCAGGCGGAGCCGGAATGGTGAAGGGGTCGCTTCGAGTACTGTTTTGGGGAGCTATCGCCATGGCTGTCACAGCCGGCGTAGGCAAGCTTTTTGGAGCGGTAGTTTAG
- the pyk gene encoding pyruvate kinase, translating into MRKAKILATLGPSSNQRITIETMLNAGLNAVRINMSHGTQEQHAETIALAREAATALGKPLSILVDLSGPKIRTRTLENGESIELIEGQAFVLTTREVIGNTREVGTNFIDLPQAVEPGSRILLDDGAIDLTVESKTDTDVVCRVVTGGILAERKGINLPNTPLSIPSMTEKDHADLIWAMGQKVDYIALSFVRTADDCIEVKKLIKDLNQRELGRALLVAKIEKAEAIENLDAIIEATDGVMVARGDLGVETSVELVPVYQKLIIEKAVANDRFVITATQMLQSMIENPFPTRAEASDVANAVWDGTDAVMLSAETASGRYPVEAVRTMVRIIDSAETIKAEQLGRPVKFSQAPSGRTSQALCKAAAYAAKEMLTEKVAVFTESGLMARRLSTVRSGLQTYALTQSVDAWNQLSLIWGVKPFVHEKSDSTHGMLETGEKTLLDAEVVEAGETLIMMAGRLSGLGLSSSVIVLTIGERVPRR; encoded by the coding sequence ATGCGAAAAGCAAAGATACTCGCCACGCTCGGCCCGTCTTCAAATCAGAGAATCACTATCGAGACAATGCTGAACGCCGGCCTTAACGCTGTGCGTATCAATATGTCTCACGGCACGCAGGAGCAGCACGCCGAGACCATCGCCCTGGCCAGAGAAGCAGCGACGGCACTTGGAAAGCCTCTTTCGATCCTCGTAGATCTATCAGGGCCGAAGATCCGCACCCGTACATTAGAGAATGGCGAATCGATCGAATTGATCGAGGGGCAAGCGTTCGTGCTCACTACCCGCGAGGTCATCGGAAACACCCGCGAAGTGGGGACCAACTTTATTGACCTACCCCAGGCGGTTGAGCCAGGCTCCCGAATTCTGCTTGATGACGGGGCAATTGACCTGACGGTGGAATCCAAGACAGATACTGATGTGGTCTGCCGTGTCGTCACGGGAGGAATTCTCGCCGAACGCAAAGGCATAAATTTGCCCAACACGCCTCTGTCTATCCCGTCCATGACCGAAAAGGATCATGCGGATCTCATATGGGCAATGGGACAGAAAGTTGATTACATTGCTCTTTCGTTCGTTCGGACAGCCGATGATTGTATCGAGGTCAAGAAGCTTATCAAGGATCTCAACCAGCGAGAACTCGGCCGGGCTTTGCTTGTCGCAAAGATCGAGAAGGCCGAGGCGATCGAGAATCTGGATGCGATAATTGAGGCGACCGATGGCGTTATGGTCGCTCGCGGTGACCTGGGTGTTGAGACGAGCGTCGAACTTGTTCCCGTTTATCAGAAGCTCATTATTGAAAAAGCGGTTGCCAATGACAGGTTCGTTATAACGGCGACCCAGATGCTGCAATCGATGATCGAGAATCCATTTCCGACCCGCGCCGAAGCTTCGGACGTCGCCAATGCGGTATGGGATGGAACGGACGCAGTCATGCTTTCCGCAGAAACTGCGTCCGGCCGTTACCCGGTCGAAGCCGTGCGAACCATGGTCCGCATAATCGACTCTGCCGAAACCATCAAGGCTGAGCAGCTCGGCCGGCCAGTCAAGTTCTCCCAGGCTCCCTCGGGCCGTACGAGTCAGGCACTTTGTAAAGCTGCGGCATACGCCGCGAAAGAGATGCTAACCGAAAAGGTAGCCGTGTTTACCGAATCAGGCCTGATGGCACGCCGTCTATCGACCGTGCGATCCGGACTGCAAACCTACGCACTTACTCAGTCGGTCGACGCATGGAATCAGCTTTCGCTTATTTGGGGCGTAAAGCCTTTTGTGCATGAAAAAAGTGATTCGACCCACGGAATGCTTGAGACCGGTGAAAAAACCCTGCTGGATGCTGAGGTTGTAGAAGCCGGCGAGACGCTGATCATGATGGCAGGCAGACTTTCCGGGCTGGGACTTTCTAGTTCCGTGATCGTGTTGACCATCGGCGAAAGAGTTCCGCGACGTTAA
- a CDS encoding glycoside hydrolase family 15 protein, with product MRDIPVGNGSLLVNFDDKYQIRDIYYPHVGQENHSEGFPFRFGVWADGEFSWVYSDDWDRSLKYVPDTLVTDVTLVNEKLGIKIRCNDTVAGRENIYLRRVHVSDTRGSGRDIRIFLHHDFRIYENKVGDTAFYDPDTLALVHYKKHRYFLINTSPHFDEFATGRKAFRNNEGTWRDAEDGHLYGGTITEGSVDSTVGVHHRLEANGTFQFYYWIAAGTSRLEVAGLNNHVLTLGASNYFLESEGFWRHWVRDPQIDDPELPESVLDLYKRSLLIIRTQTDNGGAIIAANDHDVTDRATDHYSYLWPRDGAYVANALDLAGYPDLSEKFFELCGNIVEDRGYFLQKYNPDGSVGSGWHSHWDRYRKQRLVPIQEDETALILWALREHHEIYPDKILVRDLYEKLVVRCADFIEGYRDPVTKLPKPSWNLWEDRFGIHTFTCATVVAGLRAAAKFARDFGDPTRTASYEQASNEIVDAMRERLYSTDLGHFLRAISANDDGSFTPDPTLDASVYAIFYLGCFEADDPIVVSTMDAIREKLLNDTAISGIIRFENDGYMRGAEPSPPNSWIITTLWLADYYIAAAKEMGDLAKALNILKWTVDRALPSGVLAEQIDPLTGEPRSVSPLTWSHSTFIATVNSYLSKKKSFEAK from the coding sequence ATGAGAGATATTCCGGTCGGAAACGGCAGTTTGCTGGTGAATTTCGACGATAAATACCAGATCCGCGACATCTACTACCCACACGTCGGCCAGGAGAATCATTCCGAAGGGTTTCCGTTTCGTTTTGGAGTTTGGGCAGACGGTGAATTCTCATGGGTTTACTCGGATGACTGGGACCGAAGCCTGAAATACGTCCCCGACACGCTCGTTACTGACGTGACCCTGGTAAATGAGAAACTCGGCATCAAGATAAGATGTAACGATACAGTCGCCGGCCGCGAAAACATCTACCTAAGACGTGTTCACGTATCTGATACCAGAGGTAGCGGCCGCGATATCCGGATCTTTCTACATCATGATTTTCGCATCTACGAAAACAAGGTCGGCGACACCGCATTTTATGACCCCGACACGCTCGCTCTAGTTCACTACAAAAAACACCGGTATTTTCTGATAAATACTTCTCCGCATTTCGACGAATTTGCCACCGGCCGCAAAGCGTTTCGCAACAACGAAGGCACCTGGCGAGATGCCGAAGACGGGCATTTGTATGGCGGCACTATCACGGAAGGCTCGGTCGATTCCACGGTCGGCGTGCATCATCGGTTGGAGGCGAACGGAACGTTTCAGTTCTACTACTGGATAGCGGCCGGAACTTCACGGCTTGAGGTTGCAGGGCTTAACAATCATGTACTGACCCTTGGAGCGTCGAACTATTTCCTCGAATCCGAAGGATTTTGGCGGCATTGGGTCCGGGATCCACAGATCGACGATCCGGAACTGCCGGAAAGTGTTCTGGACCTTTATAAACGAAGCTTACTGATCATTCGGACCCAAACTGACAACGGTGGAGCTATCATTGCTGCGAACGATCATGACGTAACAGATCGTGCGACCGACCATTACAGCTACCTCTGGCCGCGGGACGGAGCCTATGTCGCGAACGCCTTGGACCTCGCAGGTTACCCTGATCTTTCGGAGAAGTTCTTTGAGTTGTGCGGAAATATTGTCGAAGATCGAGGATATTTCCTCCAAAAATATAATCCTGACGGTAGCGTTGGTTCGGGCTGGCATTCGCACTGGGACCGATATAGGAAACAGCGGCTCGTGCCGATTCAGGAAGATGAAACCGCTCTGATATTATGGGCACTTCGCGAACACCACGAGATATATCCCGACAAGATACTCGTTCGCGATCTCTATGAGAAGTTGGTCGTACGGTGTGCAGATTTCATTGAAGGCTACCGCGATCCGGTAACCAAGCTTCCCAAGCCAAGCTGGAATCTTTGGGAGGACCGCTTCGGCATCCATACCTTCACATGTGCAACGGTCGTTGCGGGATTAAGAGCTGCGGCCAAGTTTGCTAGAGATTTCGGTGATCCTACCCGGACAGCCTCATACGAGCAAGCCTCAAATGAGATCGTAGATGCGATGAGGGAACGCCTGTACAGCACTGACCTTGGACATTTTCTACGGGCTATATCGGCAAACGATGATGGATCGTTCACTCCGGATCCAACACTGGACGCCTCAGTTTACGCGATCTTTTATCTCGGGTGTTTTGAGGCTGATGATCCCATAGTCGTCAGTACAATGGATGCGATTCGAGAAAAACTGCTGAATGACACAGCAATAAGCGGCATCATTCGCTTCGAAAACGACGGCTACATGCGCGGGGCCGAACCGTCTCCGCCAAATTCATGGATCATCACCACGCTGTGGCTGGCTGATTATTACATTGCGGCGGCAAAAGAAATGGGCGACCTTGCCAAAGCTCTAAATATTTTGAAATGGACCGTCGATCGGGCATTGCCGTCCGGTGTTCTGGCGGAACAGATCGACCCTCTAACGGGTGAGCCGCGTTCGGTATCCCCGCTAACCTGGTCACACTCGACGTTCATTGCGACAGTCAATTCATATTTGAGTAAGAAAAAAAGTTTCGAGGCGAAATGA
- a CDS encoding TlpA family protein disulfide reductase: MKMAAFCSLTIALFAFSGCRPAAAPVAVSDRPVSINDRRTTNAPLPPSKPFSEMSWTNSDEKVQKMSDLTGKAVILDFWATYCEPCKREIPHLNSLIAKYGKENLHIVGLNVGGEEDRPKIPAFIANTKVDYEIAYPEDALSNFIFSERSDIPQTAIFDRKGRMVTKIVGFNDQIQRELDAAVDQAVNSK, from the coding sequence ATGAAGATGGCTGCATTTTGCTCACTTACTATCGCTCTTTTTGCCTTTTCCGGCTGCCGCCCTGCCGCGGCCCCCGTAGCGGTTTCCGACAGGCCTGTTTCGATAAACGACCGCCGGACGACCAACGCTCCGCTGCCGCCCTCGAAACCGTTCTCGGAAATGAGCTGGACGAACTCGGATGAGAAGGTTCAGAAGATGTCTGACCTGACCGGCAAGGCCGTTATCCTCGATTTCTGGGCAACCTATTGCGAACCATGCAAACGCGAGATCCCGCACCTTAATTCCCTGATCGCGAAATACGGCAAGGAAAACCTCCACATTGTCGGCCTTAACGTCGGCGGTGAAGAGGACCGCCCGAAGATCCCTGCATTTATCGCCAACACGAAGGTCGATTACGAGATTGCTTATCCTGAGGATGCTCTTTCCAATTTTATTTTTTCCGAACGCAGCGACATCCCGCAAACCGCGATCTTCGACCGAAAAGGACGGATGGTCACAAAGATCGTGGGCTTCAACGACCAGATCCAAAGAGAACTTGACGCCGCCGTCGATCAAGCCGTAAATTCGAAATAA
- a CDS encoding (2Fe-2S)-binding protein, translated as MHYTKPVSGNAVGSDANFGCGSFVRFHLQIDETQKTVSHASFSSNGCGYMLAASEILAREVSGKKLADLHGLDRHVLTDLTVSMIGEIAPERGNCVVAATAALANAFADFRSRQIEEFRGEQVLMCTCFGVTEESIVEAIQTGRLGTVDQVANTTNAGSGCGSCRMLIQEMLDNTDGA; from the coding sequence TTGCATTATACTAAGCCGGTTTCGGGAAATGCCGTGGGCTCGGACGCGAATTTCGGCTGCGGATCCTTTGTCAGATTTCATTTACAAATAGACGAGACACAAAAAACGGTCTCTCATGCGAGCTTTTCGTCGAACGGATGCGGATATATGCTCGCAGCTTCCGAGATCCTCGCTCGCGAAGTGTCCGGCAAAAAACTGGCCGACCTCCACGGTTTGGATCGTCACGTACTGACGGACCTGACCGTTTCTATGATCGGTGAGATCGCCCCCGAGCGAGGCAATTGTGTTGTGGCAGCGACAGCGGCCCTGGCAAATGCCTTCGCGGACTTCCGTTCGCGGCAGATCGAGGAATTTCGCGGGGAACAGGTTCTTATGTGCACGTGCTTCGGCGTGACCGAAGAGTCGATCGTCGAGGCGATCCAAACCGGTCGACTCGGAACGGTCGACCAGGTGGCGAACACAACAAATGCCGGCAGCGGCTGTGGTTCGTGCCGAATGCTTATACAGGAAATGCTCGACAATACGGATGGAGCA